One window from the genome of Crassostrea angulata isolate pt1a10 chromosome 2, ASM2561291v2, whole genome shotgun sequence encodes:
- the LOC128170416 gene encoding uncharacterized protein LOC128170416, whose translation MSPPEILHSLTLTGVNSCYHVSLVTLDGIWVSDHKSNLIFRDTTSVSTHRVWDLCRDVYGLHTVKNKSELIYIDRNYNINKLSRDMKTRTTILERTDSTWEPRCVYWSRITGDLLVGMYREITECTGKGKVTRYDQIGQLIQTVQHDNTGLELYSGPLYVTENNNEDIVVSDFTAVVVTERGGRHRFTYTGHPSGSELQPHGICTDALSHILLCDDTTKTVQIIDRDGQFLSYLLTESEEIIEPCGINYDVDTHRLWVGSGNNNTVVIYRYITRQDALTDKQTHSPDGEAVSSSTPAMEWK comes from the exons atgtCTCCCCCCGAGATACTTCACTCGCTCACACTGACCGGTGTAAATAGCTGTTATCACGTTTCCTTAGTGACATTAGATGGAATCTGGGTCAGCGATCATAAAAGCAATCTCATCTTCAGAGACACAACATCTGTCTCTACACATCGTGTGTGGGATTTATGTAGGGATGTATATGGATTACACACAGTAAAGAATAAGAGTGAACTAATTTATATTGATAGAaattataacatcaacaaactgtcaagggatatgaaaacaagaacCACCATTTTAGAGAGAACAGACTCTACATGGGAACCgcggtgtgtgtactggtcccgaataactggggatctactggtcgggatgtatAGAGAGATAACAGAGTGTACAGGGAaaggcaaggtaacccggtacgACCAGATTGGACAACTGATTCAAACCGTACAGCACGACAATACAGGGCTGGAACTGTATAGTGGACCTCTCTAtgtaacagagaacaacaatgaagacatcgtggtgtctgactttacagctgtagtggtgacagagcgtggaggaagacatcgtttcacCTATACAGGACACCCATCAGGATCAGAACTACAGCCACATGGAATTTGTACCGACGCGCTTTCACACATCCTGCTGTGTGATGATACAACTAAAACCGTACAAATCATAGACAGGGACGGACAGTTTCTGTCATATCTACTGACAGAATCAGAAGAGATTATTGAACCATGTGGCATTAATTATGATGTTGACACacaccgtctctgggtcggatcaggGAACAACAACACGGTggttatatacaggtatatcaccagacaggacgctctgacag ATAAGCAAACTCACAGTCCTGATGGGGAGGCAGTGTCAAGCTCAACACCAGCCATGGAATGGAAATAG